A DNA window from Corallococcus soli contains the following coding sequences:
- the atpD gene encoding F0F1 ATP synthase subunit beta: MSAQVPTTGKVTQVLGPVVDVEFPPGGLPEIYAALKITNPNVSAEQDNLTVEVAQHLGENTVRCIAMDSTEGLGRGMQVRNTGAPIQVPVGKATLGRIMNVTGDPVDEMGPVKATEYWPIHRAPPVFTDMDVRVQMFETGIKVIDLLAPYTRGGKIGLFGGAGVGKTVLLQELIRNVAVERGGFSVFAGVGERTREGNDLYHEMQETNVIQTENLEASQAVLVYGQMNEPPGARARVALSALTMAEYFRDVEGRDVLLFVDNIFRFTQAGSEVSALLGRIPSAVGYQPTLATEMGGLQERITSTNKGSITSVQAIYVPADDLTDPAPATAFAHLDATTVLNRSIAELAIFPAVDPLDSTSRILSADVLGAEHYAVARRVQGILQRYRELQDIIAILGMDELSEEDKLAVARARKIQKFLSQPFFVAKVFTGKDGRYVKLADTIRGFKEIADGKHDDVPEGAFYMAGDINEVIENARKMATA; this comes from the coding sequence ATGAGCGCTCAAGTTCCGACGACTGGCAAGGTCACGCAGGTTCTCGGCCCCGTGGTCGACGTGGAGTTCCCGCCCGGCGGGCTCCCGGAAATCTACGCAGCCCTGAAGATCACCAACCCCAACGTGAGTGCCGAGCAGGACAACCTGACGGTGGAAGTCGCGCAGCACCTGGGTGAGAACACCGTGCGCTGCATCGCGATGGACTCCACGGAGGGTCTGGGCCGCGGCATGCAGGTGCGCAACACGGGCGCCCCCATCCAGGTGCCGGTGGGCAAGGCCACCCTGGGCCGCATCATGAACGTCACCGGCGATCCGGTGGACGAGATGGGCCCCGTGAAGGCCACCGAGTACTGGCCCATCCACCGCGCGCCCCCGGTGTTCACGGACATGGACGTGCGCGTGCAGATGTTCGAGACCGGCATCAAGGTCATCGACCTGCTCGCTCCCTACACCCGAGGCGGGAAGATCGGCCTGTTCGGCGGCGCCGGCGTGGGCAAGACGGTGCTCCTGCAGGAGCTCATCCGCAACGTGGCCGTGGAGCGCGGTGGCTTCTCCGTGTTCGCCGGCGTCGGTGAGCGCACCCGCGAAGGCAACGACCTGTACCACGAGATGCAGGAGACGAACGTCATCCAGACCGAGAACCTGGAGGCCAGCCAGGCCGTCCTCGTCTACGGCCAGATGAACGAGCCGCCCGGCGCCCGCGCCCGCGTCGCCCTCTCCGCGCTCACCATGGCCGAGTACTTCCGCGACGTGGAGGGCCGTGACGTGCTCCTCTTCGTGGACAACATCTTCCGCTTCACCCAGGCCGGCTCGGAAGTGTCCGCCCTCCTGGGCCGCATCCCCAGCGCCGTGGGTTACCAGCCCACGCTCGCCACGGAGATGGGCGGCCTGCAGGAGCGCATCACCTCCACCAACAAGGGCTCCATCACGTCCGTGCAGGCCATCTACGTGCCCGCCGACGACCTGACGGACCCCGCGCCCGCCACCGCGTTCGCCCACCTGGACGCGACCACGGTGCTCAACCGCTCCATCGCGGAGCTCGCCATCTTCCCGGCCGTGGATCCGCTGGACTCCACCAGCCGCATCCTGTCCGCGGACGTGCTCGGCGCGGAGCACTACGCCGTCGCCCGCCGCGTCCAGGGCATCCTGCAGCGCTACAGGGAACTCCAGGACATCATCGCCATCCTCGGCATGGACGAGCTGTCGGAAGAGGACAAGCTGGCCGTGGCGCGCGCCCGGAAGATCCAGAAGTTCCTGTCGCAGCCGTTCTTCGTCGCCAAGGTCTTCACGGGCAAGGACGGCCGCTACGTGAAGCTGGCGGACACCATCCGCGGCTTCAAGGAGATCGCGGACGGCAAGCACGACGACGTCCCGGAAGGCGCCTTCTACATGGCGGGTGACATCAACGAAGTCATCGAGAACGCCCGCAAGATGGCGACGGCTTAA
- a CDS encoding ADP-ribosylglycohydrolase family protein, producing MPLTPADRQDRFHAAFLGLAIGDALGFPLRGVPPASLSRLPGLAEDFAPRPRGKFAKGQFSDDTQLLLAAAESVIREGKVDGRSAAAHLAWLWQEGIILQPPRSLSEALQRLAGGTPWMSAGASLGTRCPSVLSRALVVGLFESGQRARLPHDAGVLTVITHKDPVCAAAAAAFAQAVALGMEEEALTPAAFCDALALAAAVHDKALAEEIRHLPRLLTWDTTRALNQLRKVGVPPSELKGVDGLPAHVVPVLLTSLYATLKVPHDFREAVVLTLRCGGEADVAAALTGALLGAHLGTRALPARLRKQVLYAENLVDTADRLFRARQVRETLATAIAHQKTRR from the coding sequence ATGCCGCTGACTCCCGCAGATCGCCAGGACCGGTTTCATGCGGCGTTTCTGGGGCTCGCCATTGGCGACGCGCTCGGCTTTCCGCTCCGGGGCGTTCCCCCGGCCAGCCTGTCGCGCCTGCCCGGGCTCGCGGAGGACTTCGCGCCCCGCCCGCGCGGCAAGTTCGCCAAGGGCCAGTTCAGCGACGACACGCAGCTGCTCCTGGCCGCCGCGGAGAGCGTCATCCGCGAGGGCAAGGTGGACGGCCGCAGCGCCGCGGCCCACCTGGCGTGGCTGTGGCAGGAGGGCATCATCCTCCAGCCGCCGCGCAGCCTCTCCGAAGCGCTCCAGCGGCTCGCCGGCGGCACGCCGTGGATGAGCGCGGGCGCGTCCCTGGGCACGCGCTGCCCGTCCGTCCTCAGCCGCGCGCTGGTGGTGGGCCTGTTCGAGAGCGGCCAGCGCGCGCGCCTGCCGCACGACGCGGGCGTGCTCACGGTCATCACGCACAAGGACCCGGTCTGCGCGGCCGCCGCGGCCGCGTTCGCGCAGGCGGTGGCGCTGGGCATGGAGGAGGAGGCCCTCACGCCCGCGGCCTTCTGTGACGCCCTGGCGCTGGCCGCCGCGGTGCACGACAAGGCGCTGGCGGAGGAGATCCGCCACCTGCCGCGCCTGCTCACCTGGGACACCACGCGCGCGCTCAACCAGCTTCGCAAGGTGGGCGTGCCTCCCAGCGAGCTGAAGGGCGTGGACGGCCTGCCGGCCCACGTGGTGCCGGTGCTGCTCACGTCGCTGTACGCGACGCTGAAGGTGCCGCACGACTTCCGCGAGGCCGTCGTCCTCACGCTGCGCTGCGGGGGCGAGGCGGACGTGGCCGCGGCCCTCACCGGCGCGCTGCTGGGTGCGCACCTGGGCACGCGCGCCCTGCCGGCCCGCCTGCGCAAGCAGGTGCTGTACGCGGAGAACCTGGTGGACACCGCGGACCGGCTGTTCCGCGCCCGCCAGGTGCGCGAGACGCTGGCCACGGCGATCGCCCACCAGAAGACCCGCCGCTAG
- a CDS encoding F0F1 ATP synthase subunit epsilon, with product MAKLTVEIVTPEKRILSVQADEAIVPGGEGLFGVRPGHTPFLSLVEPGTLTLIEGGRQDKYFIAGGFVEVSNDKVLVLADAAEPITGIDVAGARRRMAEAETRLKDLNSADARYALEQAAVRREAARIGAAESR from the coding sequence ATGGCCAAGCTGACTGTCGAGATCGTCACCCCCGAGAAGCGCATCCTGTCCGTGCAGGCCGACGAGGCCATCGTGCCGGGCGGAGAGGGCCTGTTCGGCGTGCGGCCGGGCCACACGCCGTTCCTGTCGCTGGTGGAGCCGGGCACGCTGACCCTCATCGAGGGCGGCCGTCAGGACAAGTACTTCATCGCCGGCGGCTTCGTGGAGGTGAGCAACGACAAGGTGCTGGTGCTGGCGGACGCCGCCGAGCCCATCACCGGCATCGACGTCGCGGGCGCCCGTCGCCGCATGGCGGAGGCGGAGACGCGCCTGAAGGACCTGAACAGCGCGGACGCGCGCTACGCGCTGGAGCAGGCCGCGGTGCGCCGCGAGGCCGCGCGCATCGGCGCCGCCGAGTCCCGCTGA
- the atpG gene encoding ATP synthase F1 subunit gamma — MASLRDIRKRIRSVKNTRQITKAMKMVSAAKLRKAQEAILAARPYAQTLDQVISELALRSADQELAHPLLAARPVRRVELLLLTSDRGLAGGFNSNVIRRANRFLYENSNLQVRVSTVGRKGNDFFRNRGQSIRKDFAGLYAGLNYRSAANVAEELTAAFLNDEVDAVYVVYNEFVSAITQNVTVAQLLPLQPAATTAAPAATPETVAAAPALVDFKYEPSRQAVLDRLVPQAVNIKVYRALLESMASEQGARMSAMENATNNATDMISSYTLLYNRTRQAVITKELMEIVSGAEALK, encoded by the coding sequence ACGCGGCAGATCACCAAGGCGATGAAGATGGTCTCCGCCGCCAAGCTGCGAAAGGCGCAGGAAGCCATCCTCGCCGCGCGCCCCTACGCGCAGACGCTGGACCAGGTCATCTCCGAGCTGGCCCTGCGCTCCGCCGACCAGGAGCTGGCCCACCCGCTGCTGGCCGCCCGCCCGGTGCGCCGCGTGGAGCTGCTGCTGCTCACGTCCGACCGTGGCCTCGCCGGTGGCTTCAACTCCAACGTCATCCGCCGCGCCAACCGCTTCCTGTACGAGAACAGCAATCTCCAGGTGCGCGTCTCGACGGTGGGCCGCAAGGGCAACGACTTCTTCCGCAACCGCGGCCAGTCCATCCGCAAGGACTTCGCCGGCCTGTACGCGGGGCTGAACTACCGCTCCGCCGCCAACGTCGCCGAGGAGCTGACGGCCGCGTTCCTCAATGACGAAGTGGACGCCGTCTACGTCGTCTACAACGAGTTCGTCTCCGCCATCACCCAGAACGTCACCGTGGCGCAGCTGCTGCCGCTGCAGCCCGCCGCGACGACGGCCGCCCCCGCCGCCACGCCGGAGACGGTGGCCGCCGCCCCGGCCCTGGTGGACTTCAAGTACGAGCCCTCCCGCCAGGCCGTGCTGGACCGGCTGGTGCCCCAGGCCGTGAACATCAAGGTCTACCGGGCGCTCCTGGAGAGCATGGCCAGCGAGCAGGGCGCGCGCATGAGCGCCATGGAGAACGCGACCAACAACGCCACGGACATGATCTCCAGCTACACCCTGCTCTACAACCGCACGCGTCAGGCGGTCATCACCAAGGAGCTGATGGAGATCGTCTCCGGCGCCGAGGCCCTCAAGTAG